A section of the Rhodobacter sp. genome encodes:
- a CDS encoding DUF1127 domain-containing protein, which yields MTRTLAAPVSLAAPLSAPAGRRSVLGVLRLAPALLRQRRALAELDDARLRDLGLTRAQARSEADRPFWDAPAHWR from the coding sequence ATGACCCGCACCCTTGCCGCCCCCGTGTCCCTGGCCGCGCCGCTGTCTGCCCCAGCCGGGCGCCGTTCGGTTCTGGGTGTTCTGCGTCTGGCACCGGCCCTTTTGCGCCAGCGCCGCGCCCTGGCCGAACTGGACGACGCGCGCCTGCGCGATCTGGGTCTGACCCGCGCCCAGGCCCGGTCCGAGGCCGACCGTCCGTTCTGGGACGCCCCCGCGCATTGGCGCTGA
- a CDS encoding LysR family transcriptional regulator, whose product MRRNLDLAALRALAAIADFGGVTRAAHVLNLTQSAVSMQIKRLEESLGLSVLDRSGRGVSLTGEGEQLLAYGRRILALNDEAVERLTDSDFEGEIVIIVPHDIVYPHIPHVLRHFQAMFPRMQVQLQARNTRKAKEAYLNGDCDLILTTEQHCGPGGETLTRLPLIWIGAPAGQAWRQRPLRLALGRYCAFRPGIVAALDRAGIPWEAAVESESDRTLEAAVSCDMAIHALLAGTEPPHAERIAHNGTLPDLGSHLVNLYIRPGIASPGVLALADLLRKAWDGAGLSVAAAA is encoded by the coding sequence ATGCGCCGCAACCTCGATCTCGCCGCCCTGCGCGCCCTCGCTGCCATCGCGGATTTCGGCGGGGTGACGCGCGCGGCGCATGTGCTGAACCTGACGCAATCGGCCGTTTCGATGCAGATCAAGCGGCTGGAGGAATCGCTGGGCCTGTCAGTGCTGGATCGCAGCGGGCGCGGCGTGTCGCTGACTGGCGAGGGCGAGCAGTTGCTGGCCTATGGCCGGCGCATCCTGGCCCTGAACGACGAGGCCGTCGAACGCCTGACCGACAGCGATTTCGAGGGGGAGATCGTCATCATCGTGCCCCATGACATCGTCTACCCCCATATCCCCCACGTGCTGCGGCATTTCCAGGCCATGTTCCCGCGCATGCAGGTGCAGCTTCAGGCGCGCAACACGCGCAAGGCGAAAGAGGCCTATCTGAACGGCGATTGCGACCTGATCCTGACCACCGAGCAGCACTGCGGCCCGGGTGGCGAGACGTTGACCCGACTGCCGCTGATCTGGATCGGCGCGCCGGCCGGGCAGGCATGGCGGCAGCGCCCGCTGCGGCTGGCCTTGGGCCGCTATTGCGCATTTCGGCCCGGGATCGTCGCCGCGCTGGACCGGGCCGGTATCCCGTGGGAAGCGGCGGTCGAATCGGAATCGGACCGCACGCTCGAGGCCGCCGTCAGTTGCGACATGGCGATTCACGCGCTGCTGGCCGGGACCGAGCCGCCACACGCCGAACGCATCGCACACAATGGCACGCTGCCCGACCTGGGCAGCCACCTGGTCAACCTCTACATCCGGCCCGGCATCGCCTCGCCGGGGGTGCTGGCGCTGGCCGATCTGCTGCGCAAGGCCTGGGACGGCGCGGGCCTGTCCGTCGCCGCCGCCGCGTAG
- a CDS encoding Bax inhibitor-1/YccA family protein → MANYQSVRTSDTGALGARIDAGLRAHMNKVYGTMAVGMLITALAAWALAGLAVTADMAGAAHNAQGQVYALGQGDYLTSFGALLYTSPLKWVVMLAPLGMVMFFGAAMNRMSAAGAQIYFWVYAGLMGASLSSIFLVFTGFSIMQVFLITAIAFAGLSLYGYTTKRDLSGMGTFLMMGVIGLLVAMIVNWFLQSSAMEFAISAIGVLLFAGLTAYDTQSIKSTYVAHAHNGDTEWLGKSAIMGALQLYLDFINMFMFLLQLFGDRR, encoded by the coding sequence ATGGCCAACTACCAGTCGGTGCGCACGTCCGACACCGGCGCGCTCGGCGCACGGATTGATGCGGGCCTGCGCGCGCACATGAACAAGGTCTACGGCACGATGGCCGTGGGCATGCTGATCACCGCGCTGGCGGCCTGGGCGCTGGCCGGGCTGGCGGTGACGGCGGACATGGCCGGCGCGGCGCACAATGCGCAGGGTCAGGTCTATGCGCTGGGGCAGGGGGATTACCTGACCTCGTTCGGCGCGCTTCTGTATACCTCGCCGCTGAAATGGGTGGTGATGCTGGCGCCGCTGGGCATGGTGATGTTCTTTGGCGCCGCCATGAACCGCATGTCGGCGGCCGGCGCGCAGATCTATTTCTGGGTCTATGCCGGGCTGATGGGCGCCTCGCTCAGCTCCATCTTCCTGGTGTTCACCGGGTTCTCGATCATGCAGGTGTTCTTGATCACCGCGATCGCCTTCGCCGGGCTCAGCCTGTATGGCTACACCACGAAGCGCGATCTGTCGGGCATGGGAACCTTCCTGATGATGGGAGTCATCGGGCTGCTGGTGGCGATGATCGTCAACTGGTTCCTTCAGTCCTCGGCGATGGAATTCGCGATCTCGGCGATCGGCGTGCTGCTGTTCGCCGGCCTGACCGCCTATGACACGCAGAGCATCAAGTCGACCTATGTGGCCCATGCGCACAATGGCGACACCGAGTGGCTGGGCAAGTCGGCGATCATGGGTGCGTTGCAGCTCTATCTCGACTTCATCAACATGTTCATGTTCCTGCTGCAACTTTTCGGCGACCGCCGCTGA
- the mgtE gene encoding magnesium transporter gives MNDSGDPLEGLIPAVLEAVEAGDGPAVEEMLEPLHPADIADFLEQISGSQRRAFLALAPDAIDGEVLSELDESLREDVIDALPRAVLAEAVRELDTDDVVDIIEDLEDHDQAFILDALESEDRAAVESSLAWPEYSAGRLMQSETVTVPQDWTVGQTIDHLRSVDWLPDQFYHVILVDERHRPTGHATLGRVLASRRDTPLREIVEGSFLTVEATEEESEVALMFNKYHLISMPVVDGAGRLVGVITIDDAMNVLDEEHEEDFLRMAGVGEESSLSDGVWDTVRQRFPWLAVNLLTANIAAAVIGLFENTIAVIVALAALMPIVASMGGNAGTQSLTVAVRALATRDLTASNASRVVRREIVVGLVNGLGFALIMGCIAWVFYGQSVLLGVVIAGALVINLAVAALAGVLVPLILDRMELDPALASGTFVTTVTDVVGFFAFLGLATMVLL, from the coding sequence ATGAACGACAGCGGCGATCCGCTGGAAGGTCTGATTCCCGCCGTTCTCGAGGCGGTCGAGGCCGGCGACGGTCCTGCGGTCGAGGAAATGCTGGAACCGCTGCACCCGGCCGATATCGCGGATTTTCTGGAACAGATCAGCGGATCGCAGCGGCGTGCCTTCCTGGCTTTGGCGCCGGACGCCATCGACGGCGAGGTGCTGTCCGAACTGGACGAAAGCCTGCGCGAGGACGTGATCGACGCCCTGCCGCGCGCGGTCCTGGCCGAGGCGGTGCGCGAACTCGACACCGACGATGTCGTGGACATCATCGAGGACCTGGAAGACCACGATCAGGCCTTCATCCTGGACGCGCTGGAAAGCGAAGACCGGGCGGCGGTCGAAAGCTCGCTGGCCTGGCCCGAGTATTCCGCCGGCCGCCTGATGCAGTCGGAAACGGTGACCGTGCCGCAGGACTGGACAGTGGGCCAGACCATCGACCATCTGCGGTCGGTCGATTGGCTGCCCGATCAGTTCTATCACGTCATCCTGGTGGACGAACGGCACCGGCCGACCGGCCACGCGACGCTGGGTCGCGTTCTGGCCTCGCGACGGGATACGCCCCTGCGCGAAATCGTCGAAGGCAGCTTTCTGACAGTCGAGGCCACGGAAGAGGAATCCGAAGTGGCGCTGATGTTCAATAAGTATCATCTGATCTCGATGCCCGTGGTCGATGGCGCGGGGCGTCTGGTGGGGGTCATCACCATCGACGACGCCATGAACGTGCTGGACGAGGAGCACGAGGAAGACTTTCTGCGGATGGCCGGTGTGGGCGAGGAATCGAGCCTGTCGGACGGCGTCTGGGACACGGTGCGCCAGCGGTTCCCCTGGCTGGCCGTGAATCTGCTGACCGCCAACATTGCCGCCGCGGTGATCGGCCTGTTCGAAAACACCATCGCCGTGATCGTTGCGCTGGCCGCGCTGATGCCGATCGTCGCCTCGATGGGCGGCAACGCGGGCACGCAGTCGCTGACCGTGGCGGTGCGCGCCCTGGCGACCCGCGACCTGACGGCCTCGAACGCGTCGCGGGTGGTGCGGCGCGAGATCGTGGTCGGGCTGGTGAACGGGCTGGGCTTTGCCCTCATCATGGGCTGCATCGCCTGGGTGTTCTATGGCCAGAGCGTGCTTCTGGGCGTGGTGATCGCCGGCGCGCTGGTCATCAACCTGGCCGTGGCGGCGCTGGCTGGGGTGCTGGTGCCGTTGATCCTGGACCGGATGGAGCTGGACCCCGCGCTGGCCTCGGGCACCTTTGTGACCACGGTAACGGATGTCGTCGGCTTCTTCGCGTTTCTGGGGCTGGCGACGATGGTGCTGCTATGA
- a CDS encoding F0F1 ATP synthase subunit epsilon has translation MADTMQFDLVSPERKLMSAQATEVQIPGAEGELTAMPGHSPLITTLRPGILKVTANGQVTEFAVTGGFAEITPEGVSVLAERSLPKGEVTQTVLDEWVAEAHKAHKEAHHTVVDDAAHLLSDMVAMGTHVGLNPNVPNF, from the coding sequence ATGGCCGACACGATGCAGTTCGACCTGGTCTCGCCTGAGCGGAAGCTGATGTCCGCCCAGGCAACCGAGGTGCAGATCCCCGGCGCCGAGGGTGAGCTGACGGCTATGCCCGGGCATTCGCCGCTGATCACCACCCTGCGCCCGGGAATCCTGAAGGTGACGGCGAATGGTCAAGTGACCGAATTCGCCGTGACCGGCGGCTTTGCCGAGATCACGCCCGAGGGCGTTTCGGTTCTCGCCGAACGCTCGCTGCCCAAGGGCGAAGTGACCCAGACCGTCCTGGACGAATGGGTTGCCGAGGCCCACAAGGCCCACAAGGAAGCGCATCACACGGTCGTGGACGATGCCGCCCATCTGCTGTCCGACATGGTCGCGATGGGCACCCACGTGGGGCTGAACCCGAACGTGCCGAACTTCTGA
- a CDS encoding undecaprenyl-phosphate glucose phosphotransferase, producing MSESLSRKRLFTETHRRRPWTGGARPRLLGGQAQAQAQRLSRTPINPALLGFILFLVDVGLVTLAGLICHLLLPDATLPEEARNGGVVLGALAVAMFARLLGGYGFRQMRSAPRALLGATVALALGLTTVYALLIAAGVRSRAIEPWLVLWFATALGLILAARVAMHLRIMDLVRTGRLEHRIVLVGGGEDIVPLLTEINKERRRGRRFCGFFDERMDARSPSVVAGHHKTGDVDDLVEFARLAKIHTVIITIPNASQQRIRELLARLFVLPVDIRVLEGAEIPEFSRQRRSQIGPFRLIEIYKPPLGGFAAFRKRVFDVVFASFAIVVFAPVMAVIALAIKLDSRGPVLFRQMRHGYNNKPIAVLKFRSMYVEQCDPTAVKAVRRGDARVTRVGRFIRRASIDELPQFFNVLMGSLSLVGPRPHATSARTGDIVYDQIADAYSARHKVKPGITGWAQINGWRGEINSSEKIIKRVEHDLYYIEHWSLWLDLKIMLMTPWSLVTTKNAY from the coding sequence ATGTCCGAATCCCTGAGTCGAAAACGCCTGTTCACGGAGACCCATCGCCGCCGACCCTGGACCGGCGGCGCGCGTCCACGGCTGCTTGGTGGTCAGGCCCAGGCCCAGGCCCAGCGTCTCAGCCGGACGCCGATCAATCCCGCGCTGCTGGGTTTCATCCTTTTTCTGGTCGATGTGGGGCTGGTAACGCTGGCCGGGCTGATCTGCCACCTGTTGCTGCCCGACGCCACCCTGCCCGAGGAGGCCCGCAATGGCGGGGTCGTGCTGGGGGCGCTGGCGGTGGCGATGTTCGCGCGCCTGCTGGGCGGCTACGGCTTTCGCCAGATGCGCAGCGCGCCGCGCGCGCTGCTGGGCGCGACGGTGGCGCTGGCGCTGGGCCTGACCACGGTCTACGCGTTGCTGATCGCCGCCGGCGTGCGCTCGCGGGCCATCGAGCCCTGGCTCGTCCTGTGGTTCGCGACCGCACTGGGGCTGATCCTGGCGGCCCGGGTGGCGATGCACTTGCGGATCATGGACCTCGTGCGCACGGGGCGGCTGGAGCACCGGATCGTGCTGGTCGGCGGCGGCGAGGACATCGTGCCCCTGCTCACCGAAATCAACAAGGAACGCCGCCGCGGCCGCCGCTTCTGCGGCTTCTTCGACGAGCGCATGGACGCCCGCTCGCCCTCGGTCGTGGCCGGGCATCACAAAACCGGCGACGTGGATGATCTGGTCGAATTCGCCCGACTTGCCAAGATTCACACCGTCATCATCACCATCCCCAACGCCTCGCAGCAGCGCATCCGCGAATTGCTGGCGCGTCTCTTTGTGCTGCCGGTGGACATTCGCGTGCTCGAAGGCGCCGAGATCCCGGAATTCTCGCGCCAGCGGCGCTCGCAGATCGGGCCGTTCCGCCTGATCGAAATCTACAAGCCCCCGCTGGGCGGCTTCGCCGCGTTCCGCAAGCGCGTGTTCGATGTCGTCTTTGCGTCGTTTGCCATCGTGGTGTTCGCCCCGGTGATGGCGGTGATCGCGCTGGCGATCAAGCTCGACTCGCGCGGGCCGGTGCTGTTTCGGCAGATGCGCCACGGCTACAACAACAAGCCCATCGCGGTGCTGAAGTTCCGCTCGATGTATGTCGAACAATGCGACCCGACCGCGGTCAAGGCCGTCCGCCGCGGCGACGCGCGGGTCACGCGGGTCGGGCGGTTCATCCGCCGGGCCTCGATCGACGAATTGCCGCAGTTCTTCAACGTGCTGATGGGCTCGCTGTCGCTGGTCGGCCCGCGCCCGCACGCAACCTCGGCGCGCACTGGCGACATCGTTTATGACCAGATCGCCGACGCCTATTCCGCCCGCCACAAGGTCAAGCCCGGCATCACCGGCTGGGCGCAGATCAACGGTTGGCGCGGCGAGATAAACTCGTCCGAGAAGATCATTAAACGGGTCGAGCACGACCTCTATTACATCGAGCACTGGTCGCTGTGGCTGGACCTGAAGATCATGCTGATGACCCCCTGGAGCCTGGTCACCACGAAAAACGCCTACTGA
- the guaD gene encoding guanine deaminase produces the protein MPDLLIGQTLTFAADPFVEGPAAARHDSRGGVVIDAGRIIATGPADRLRAAHPGARVHDYGQALISAGFVDAHVHYPQTGIIASWGKRLIDWLNTYTFPEESRFGDPAHAQAIAGMCLDLMLAQGTTTLCSFCTIHPESVDALFTAARDRGMRVLAGKTCMDRNAPDTLRDTAQAAYDQSRALLQRWHGVDRLSYVITPRFAPTSTPEQLAALGALWSEHPEVPMQTHLSEQPEEIAWVARLFPQARDYLEVYEHFGLLGERGLYGHAIHLTDRERARLREVGAALIHCPTSNAFIGSGLFDMAGLKAEGQRIGLATDIGGGSNLSMFRTMAAAYEIAQLRGAALHPSQLWWLATQGSARALGLGDRIGALAPGMEADLVVIDLASTPVIAQRSSRATDLWEALFPTIMMGDDRAVVATWVNGRAV, from the coding sequence ATGCCCGACCTGCTGATCGGTCAGACCCTGACCTTCGCCGCCGACCCGTTCGTGGAAGGCCCCGCCGCCGCGCGGCACGACAGCCGGGGCGGCGTGGTGATCGACGCCGGGCGCATCATCGCGACCGGCCCCGCCGACCGATTGCGGGCCGCCCATCCCGGCGCGCGGGTGCACGACTACGGCCAGGCGCTGATTTCGGCCGGGTTCGTGGACGCGCATGTCCACTACCCGCAGACCGGTATCATCGCCAGTTGGGGCAAGCGGCTGATCGACTGGCTGAACACCTACACCTTTCCCGAGGAATCGCGCTTTGGCGACCCGGCGCACGCGCAGGCGATTGCCGGAATGTGCCTCGACCTGATGCTGGCGCAGGGCACGACGACGCTGTGCAGCTTCTGCACCATCCACCCCGAAAGCGTTGACGCGCTGTTCACCGCCGCGCGGGACCGCGGGATGCGGGTGCTGGCGGGCAAGACCTGCATGGACCGCAACGCCCCCGACACGCTGCGCGACACCGCGCAGGCGGCCTATGACCAGTCCAGGGCGCTGCTGCAACGCTGGCACGGGGTGGACCGGCTGTCCTATGTCATCACGCCGCGCTTCGCCCCCACCTCGACGCCCGAACAACTGGCCGCGCTGGGGGCGCTGTGGTCGGAACACCCCGAGGTGCCGATGCAGACCCACCTCAGCGAACAGCCCGAGGAAATCGCCTGGGTGGCCCGGCTGTTCCCGCAGGCGCGCGACTATCTCGAAGTCTACGAGCACTTTGGCCTGCTGGGCGAACGGGGGCTTTATGGCCACGCGATCCACCTGACCGACCGCGAGCGGGCCCGCCTGCGCGAGGTGGGCGCCGCGCTGATCCATTGCCCGACCTCGAACGCCTTCATCGGCTCGGGCCTGTTCGACATGGCCGGCCTCAAGGCCGAGGGGCAGCGCATCGGGCTGGCCACCGACATCGGCGGCGGGTCGAACCTGTCGATGTTCCGGACCATGGCCGCGGCCTACGAGATCGCGCAACTCAGGGGTGCGGCGCTGCATCCCTCGCAGCTGTGGTGGCTGGCGACACAGGGGTCGGCCCGGGCGCTGGGGCTGGGGGACCGGATCGGCGCCCTTGCGCCGGGGATGGAGGCCGACCTGGTGGTGATCGACCTGGCCTCGACCCCGGTGATCGCGCAGCGCAGCTCCCGCGCGACCGACCTGTGGGAGGCCCTGTTCCCGACGATCATGATGGGCGACGACCGCGCCGTGGTCGCGACCTGGGTAAACGGGCGCGCCGTCTAG
- a CDS encoding aldo/keto reductase has protein sequence MNNPENKRRIGADGPTIPAFCLGTMTWGRQTEPAQAHRQIDLALEHGLNFLDTAEMYPTNPVSADTRGLSETVIGDWIAARGGRDRLVIATKVTGEGSAVIAGGTPRIGAARLRAAVEGSLARLRTEHIDLFQLHWPNRGSYHFRRNWGFRPATDAAGFRAHIHEILTEAGRLIAEGKIGALGLSNESAWGLAQWLAGAGGCLPRIASVQNEYSLLCRLPDTDMAEACAMEDLPLLAFSPLGAGLLTGKYAGDVTPEGSRRSAVPDLGGRITPRVFETVSAYLGLARERGLDPVHMALLWLRARPFPVIPILGATTVAQLAHQLPALSLSLMPDTLEAIDALHRAHPMPY, from the coding sequence ATGAACAATCCTGAGAACAAACGCCGGATCGGTGCCGACGGTCCTACAATCCCCGCGTTCTGCCTGGGCACCATGACCTGGGGGCGGCAGACCGAGCCTGCGCAGGCCCATCGCCAGATCGATCTGGCACTGGAACACGGGTTGAATTTCCTCGACACCGCCGAGATGTATCCGACGAATCCCGTGTCGGCCGATACCCGCGGTCTGAGTGAAACGGTGATCGGCGACTGGATCGCGGCGCGTGGTGGCCGCGACCGGCTGGTGATCGCCACCAAGGTCACCGGCGAGGGCAGCGCGGTCATCGCGGGCGGCACGCCCCGGATCGGCGCGGCCCGCCTGCGCGCGGCGGTCGAGGGCTCTCTGGCGCGGCTGCGCACCGAGCACATCGACCTGTTCCAGTTGCATTGGCCCAATCGCGGCTCGTATCACTTTCGGCGCAACTGGGGCTTTCGCCCGGCGACCGACGCGGCCGGCTTTCGGGCCCATATCCACGAGATTCTGACCGAGGCCGGTCGGCTGATCGCCGAGGGAAAGATTGGCGCGCTGGGCCTTTCGAACGAAAGCGCCTGGGGGTTGGCGCAGTGGCTGGCCGGGGCAGGGGGATGCCTGCCGCGCATCGCCAGCGTGCAGAACGAGTATTCGTTGTTGTGTCGCTTGCCAGACACCGACATGGCCGAGGCCTGCGCGATGGAGGACCTGCCGCTGCTGGCCTTTTCGCCGCTGGGGGCGGGGTTGTTGACGGGGAAATACGCGGGCGACGTGACGCCCGAGGGGTCGCGCCGGTCCGCGGTGCCCGACCTGGGGGGCCGCATCACGCCGCGCGTGTTCGAGACGGTCTCGGCCTATCTGGGGCTGGCCCGCGAGCGGGGGCTCGATCCCGTGCATATGGCGCTGCTCTGGCTGCGCGCCCGGCCTTTCCCGGTGATCCCGATCCTGGGGGCGACCACCGTCGCGCAACTGGCGCACCAGTTGCCCGCGCTTTCCCTGTCCCTGATGCCCGACACGCTTGAGGCGATCGACGCGCTTCATCGTGCCCATCCCATGCCGTATTGA
- a CDS encoding NADPH:quinone oxidoreductase family protein, translating into MRAFVLASTDTPPAVTDLPLPEPAPGEIRLKIRACGLNFADLLMAQGQYQERPALPFVMGMEVAGEVDALGEGVTAFAPGQRVAAFYGQGGLAEYGCFPATACLPIPEAMPFDQAAGFIVAYGTSHLALTHRARLREGETLLVLGASGGVGLTAVEIGARLGARVVAVARGADKLKVAQAAGASILIDSAEADLKTAFKALGGVDVVYDAVGEPAASAALRALRPEGRFVVIGFAGGQVPQIPANILLVKNIDVIGLYWGGYNSFAPQVLTRSLADLMALYAQGALHPHVSHTLPLERTAEAMDLLRSRASTGKVVVTM; encoded by the coding sequence ATGCGCGCCTTTGTCCTGGCTTCGACCGATACGCCCCCCGCCGTGACTGACCTGCCGCTGCCTGAACCGGCCCCCGGCGAGATTCGTCTGAAGATTCGCGCCTGCGGACTGAATTTCGCCGATCTCCTGATGGCGCAAGGCCAATATCAGGAACGCCCGGCGCTGCCCTTCGTGATGGGCATGGAGGTCGCAGGCGAGGTGGATGCGCTGGGCGAGGGGGTCACGGCCTTTGCCCCCGGTCAGCGGGTCGCGGCCTTTTACGGGCAGGGCGGACTGGCGGAATACGGCTGTTTCCCGGCCACCGCCTGCCTGCCGATCCCCGAGGCCATGCCCTTTGACCAGGCGGCGGGGTTCATCGTCGCCTATGGCACTTCGCACCTGGCCCTGACTCACCGCGCGCGCCTGCGCGAGGGCGAGACCTTGCTGGTTCTGGGGGCCTCGGGCGGAGTCGGCCTGACGGCGGTCGAGATCGGCGCGCGGTTGGGCGCGCGGGTTGTCGCCGTGGCGCGCGGCGCCGACAAGCTGAAGGTCGCGCAGGCGGCGGGGGCCTCGATCCTGATCGACAGCGCCGAGGCCGATCTGAAAACGGCGTTCAAGGCCCTGGGCGGCGTGGACGTGGTCTATGACGCGGTCGGCGAACCGGCGGCCTCGGCGGCGTTGCGCGCCCTCAGGCCCGAGGGGCGCTTTGTCGTCATCGGTTTTGCCGGCGGGCAGGTGCCGCAGATCCCCGCGAACATCCTGTTGGTCAAGAACATCGACGTCATCGGCCTGTATTGGGGCGGCTACAACAGCTTTGCGCCGCAGGTCCTGACGCGGTCTCTGGCGGACCTGATGGCGCTTTATGCGCAAGGCGCGCTGCACCCCCACGTCAGCCACACCCTGCCGCTGGAGCGCACGGCCGAGGCCATGGACCTGCTGCGCAGCCGGGCCTCGACCGGCAAAGTCGTGGTGACGATGTAG
- a CDS encoding inositol monophosphatase family protein, translating to MTRAPLSPDLTADLWRTAHAMADAARPATLAHFRAAGLSADNKDSQGFDPVTAGDREAESAMRAVLARMRPDDAILGEEHGAKPGTTGLTWVLDPIDGTRGFLSGTPTWGVLVALADAQGPVLGLIDQPYIGERFSGGPGVAQVEGPQGRAALATRAPRPLSRAIVFTTFPEVGTPDDAQAFHRVSAQAQLTRYGMDCYAYALLAAGQIDLVIEAGLQSYDIMAPIAVIEAAGGLVTDWQGGPAHQGGRVLAAANPQIHAEAMALLSA from the coding sequence ATGACGCGCGCGCCCCTTTCCCCAGACCTGACCGCCGACCTGTGGCGCACGGCCCACGCGATGGCCGACGCCGCGCGACCGGCAACCCTGGCGCATTTCCGGGCCGCCGGTCTGTCTGCCGACAACAAGGATTCGCAGGGCTTTGACCCGGTGACCGCGGGCGACCGCGAGGCCGAGTCCGCCATGCGCGCCGTGCTGGCCCGGATGCGCCCCGACGACGCCATCCTGGGCGAAGAACACGGCGCGAAACCCGGAACCACCGGCCTGACCTGGGTGCTGGACCCGATCGACGGCACGCGCGGCTTTCTGTCGGGCACGCCGACCTGGGGGGTCCTGGTCGCGCTGGCCGATGCGCAGGGGCCGGTGCTGGGCCTGATCGACCAGCCCTATATCGGCGAACGTTTTTCCGGTGGCCCGGGCGTGGCCCAGGTCGAGGGGCCGCAGGGCCGCGCGGCCCTGGCGACGCGCGCGCCGCGCCCCTTGTCGCGGGCCATCGTGTTCACGACCTTTCCCGAGGTCGGCACCCCCGACGACGCGCAAGCCTTTCACCGGGTCTCGGCCCAGGCGCAGCTCACCCGATACGGGATGGATTGCTACGCCTACGCGCTGCTCGCCGCCGGCCAGATCGATCTGGTGATCGAGGCCGGCTTGCAAAGCTACGACATCATGGCCCCCATCGCCGTGATCGAGGCCGCGGGCGGGCTCGTCACCGACTGGCAGGGGGGCCCGGCGCACCAGGGCGGTCGGGTGCTGGCCGCGGCCAATCCGCAAATCCATGCCGAGGCGATGGCCCTGCTGAGCGCTTAG
- a CDS encoding 5-formyltetrahydrofolate cyclo-ligase encodes MSDMDQIKAEVRKAAFAARKAVFGTGRDVAAQAGLRAALAAFGPVPLAGYLPIRTEIDPVPVMTTHSGPVGVPVIPGAAQPLEFHLWTPEGALLDGPFGAKVPADGVAMVPRVLIVPMLAFDARGYRLGYGGGFYDRTLAKLRAAGPVTALGFAFDAQELAEVPVDAYDQRLDGVVTESGLRRFS; translated from the coding sequence ATGAGCGACATGGATCAGATCAAGGCCGAGGTCCGCAAGGCGGCGTTTGCCGCGCGCAAGGCGGTGTTCGGAACCGGGCGTGACGTGGCGGCCCAGGCGGGCTTGCGCGCCGCGCTGGCCGCGTTCGGACCCGTGCCCCTGGCCGGCTATCTGCCGATCCGGACCGAGATCGACCCCGTGCCCGTCATGACCACGCATTCCGGCCCGGTCGGCGTGCCGGTGATCCCGGGCGCGGCGCAGCCGCTGGAGTTCCATCTGTGGACGCCCGAGGGCGCGCTGCTCGATGGTCCGTTCGGCGCCAAGGTTCCCGCCGACGGCGTGGCGATGGTGCCGCGCGTGCTGATCGTGCCGATGCTGGCCTTCGATGCGCGCGGTTATCGGCTGGGCTATGGTGGCGGGTTTTACGACCGCACGCTGGCAAAGCTGCGCGCCGCGGGGCCGGTGACCGCGCTGGGCTTTGCCTTTGACGCGCAGGAACTGGCCGAGGTGCCTGTCGATGCCTATGACCAGCGGCTGGACGGCGTGGTCACCGAAAGCGGTCTCAGGCGGTTTTCCTAA
- the rpmG gene encoding 50S ribosomal protein L33: MAKPTTIKIRLNSSAGTGHFYVTKKNARTMTEKMTIRKFDPVARQHVEYKEGKIK, translated from the coding sequence ATGGCGAAACCGACGACGATCAAGATCCGTCTGAACTCTTCGGCGGGCACGGGCCACTTCTATGTGACCAAAAAGAACGCCCGCACGATGACCGAGAAGATGACCATCCGCAAATTCGACCCGGTCGCGCGTCAGCACGTGGAATACAAGGAAGGCAAGATCAAGTAA
- a CDS encoding helix-turn-helix transcriptional regulator codes for MKHPVDVHVGKRIRHRRWMVGMTQQQLADSVGIKFQQIQKYETGMNRVSASRLWDIARTLGVEIGFFFEGLGNEASSDSAIETDILANKEAMELVRAYYAIPEAQRKRLFDLARVLSDAA; via the coding sequence GTGAAGCACCCAGTTGACGTGCATGTCGGAAAGCGCATTCGCCATCGGCGCTGGATGGTGGGCATGACCCAGCAACAGCTGGCGGATTCCGTCGGGATCAAGTTCCAGCAGATCCAGAAATACGAAACCGGCATGAATCGCGTCAGCGCCTCGCGTCTTTGGGACATCGCCCGGACGCTGGGGGTGGAAATCGGCTTCTTCTTCGAAGGGTTGGGCAACGAGGCCAGCAGCGATTCGGCCATCGAGACCGACATCCTGGCCAACAAGGAAGCGATGGAGCTGGTGCGCGCCTATTATGCGATCCCCGAGGCCCAGCGCAAACGCCTGTTCGACCTGGCGCGCGTGCTCTCGGACGCCGCCTGA